The DNA sequence ACAGACAGGAGCTACTGATCTTCCCACAGACAAGGTTGTCATCTTAGGTGATGGAAATCCAAAAGGTAATTTGTTCCTGAAGGACATTTTGATCGAGCTAACTGTTCGAAATGCTAATTGGGTTGTTCTTTTCCCTTCAACAGCAATCTTTCTGAATGAAGACGACATCGGAACGTACACTATCAAAGCAGTGGATGATCCAAGAACTTTGAACAAGGTTTTATATCTGAGACCTCCCGCCAACATCCTATCTCATAACGAGCTTGTTTCCCTCTGGGAGAAGAAGACAGGCAAGACCTTCGAGAGGGTCTATGTCCCTGAAGAACATGTTCTGAAGCAGATCCAAGGTGTTTTAGACACCCCCTTGTGTTTGTTGCAGAAAATTTCCATAACTTGGGATACGTCACGAAGATTGTCTTAAGGTCGTCTCTGCTAATCTATTTGCTTATTTCTATCACAGGCACCCCCTCCCAGTCAACGTGATGCTTGCTATTTGCCACTCCGCCTTTGTCAAGGGTGATCACGTCTTCGACATCGAGCCATCCTTTGGCGTGGAGGCTTCGGAGCTCTACCCTGACGTCAAGTACACGACTGTTGATGAATACCTGAATCGTTTCCTCTGAGTGGTCAACAGCAGCCCGTCAACAATGCAAACAGAATGGCTTTGAGTTCAGTTGATGCTTTCCTTGTGACCGATCATGCCGTATCTCAAATTGTTTGTTTCCTTCGCAGAACAAGAGCAGTAGGGTGCATTCAATATTGGAGCCTCTGCACTGCACTTCTAATACTAACAGTAACAGTCACCTGCCCATCCTCGTGGTACTAATTAGTTGCTGTGCATGTTACAATGGTTAACCGAGATGTAACAAGTGAATTGGGGGTAGGACTTAATATGTCTTCTTAACAAGTGAATTGGCCCTCcagagtgtcatccgagcagtttGTAGACGCTAAGATGGCCGACGTTTCTTTAGCTACTCCACTCGATGGCAATACCTCGTAGGCACCCAAAggaagggggggaggggggggggggggtctatTGTGGCGTAATTAGACATTTAATCAGCGATTGGACTTGTACAACTTCGAGGACTTGAGAGGGTCCTCATCCTTTGGTCTGTCTCAAGCACGAAGCAGGACTATATCCTTTGGGGCTTTCTTCTTGTTCCTTAGAGCCTCAACGTTTATGTATTAGTTGCCCTTTTAGTTGGTGGGTAGCTTCTTCACCATAGGCTAGAGGAAGCAAGGGTGGCTTGAGGCAATTAATGAATGCAAGAATCAACAAAGAAGGGTTGGAGTCAACAATCTGTTTTACCACATTGATTGAAGTGCATAACAAATCAATGTCTTCTACATTGTGCATGCTATTATGATAGGTCTTCAAGTTTGGAAGCGGAAGAGTTTCCTTGTCGTCAATGAAACCTCCTATATGAGATGGATGGAGTGAATGAAACCATTTTCATCAAGAACACAAGAGTGAACATGTTATTTAGCACCCCTAAACTAGGGACTAAGAAAATTTACCTCACAAAATACCAAGCTGATCTTGTAATAATGGAGGCATCAGAAGTTTTCTGGCGACCCGGTTGAGGATCAAGTCAGAGAGGGTTTTACCGTAGAAGACTATAAAATGTATTGAGTATTgttcaaaattcataaaaaaaacaatGTGGAGACCTTACTCTATTACCAACTTGCTGGGACAATCAAATGTCATGTTGGAAATGGAGAAAGagtaagaaaagagaaagaataaagATGAAGGGATAGATAAGACAACTAGTGGTGCAAGTCAACTTGTTGTAAAGGATTAAAACAGGATTACATATTTCCTTAATTGTGAGTCTGAGtgtattaaaaaaaaatgctTGGAACTACGCTGTAATTAGTAAACCTAGCATTTTAAATTTCCTACTTATGTTGGTGGAATATGGGGTTAATTTCGTCTATGAAATTAGAGTGTGATAATTATTCTTTACGTTAAGTAtcacaaatattatatataacttAAAATGACAATGCATCTTATTTCTTGAAGATTATTATTTACAATCTcttctttattatttataatgttattttaaatttttttaatgattttatacTACCTCTTTGTAAATGAATGTAtaaatttcttgaaaattattatttatcatcccctcttcttctttctcttctttctcctcttcctcctcatcctcctcctctaaatccttcttttcttcctctttctcctcaaAAGAATGATGTCTTAGGGCAATGAGTGTGGTTCGATGACATTGAGTGAAGTTCGTAGCAAAGATGAAATAAGATGTTGTagggaagaaaaaaataaaataaaatcgatgattataaataataaaataaatatatattagttttttagaagattatcaataataaaaaggGGGCTGTTAATAGTAATCTTCTATTTCTTTAGAGGAAAAGGGGGTACATTTTTCACAATAGTCATCACAAGATGTTCGATTAGCTAATGCATCTATGTCTATCTAAATAGCATCATATATGATGGTAAGTGATAGTCTCCGTCAGAACATATTATAATATTCTATATCAAAAGCATACAGTACATAACTTCCTGACCTTCCAGCCTACTACAACTAAATTGGAGGTGACATAATGTAATTTATGCCCTTCGCCGCACAGACACACTAAAGAAGAAACATGTCAAAGAAAGCACAAACTTatatatgcttaatttaatctgaTGTCCAGGATGAACTGCACCATTGTTGTATTCCCGAACAGAAACGATTTACCATCAGATGTACCCGTGTTCGATGCTCCTCTGAATAACATCTTTAATAGTAAAGCGAacctgagagagaaatagttggaAACAATTAATGAACTATCTTGAGTCATTTAGATAAACACCTTAGAGAGGTGTATTACCTTGCCACCATTCACCTCTTGTAGCAACGTTGGAATTGCCCGATTCATCCTCCCCATAAGTCTTAAAATGCTACATATTAAGAGCAGCAGATCAGTAATTAATGAGAGAACttcttgtgtagtttttttatctATCACGGAACTCACATTTATAGGATTCACAGAAGTGTTGGTGGCTGAAGAGGCTGCATAGAAATCTCGAGCACCATAGTGCACAGATGACCCGAAATAGGCCAATTCTGTGGACTCAGAAGGATATATCCCCTCCTTGATGCTTTTACTTCGACTACTACTGCCCTTCTTTTGGTTTTCTGCAAATGCATGTTTGATCAGTCGAAACACAAATTATCATAAGCATGCAGATGTGAAAAGCATTATTGGCAAAAGGGATGCTT is a window from the Musa acuminata AAA Group cultivar baxijiao chromosome BXJ2-1, Cavendish_Baxijiao_AAA, whole genome shotgun sequence genome containing:
- the LOC135598151 gene encoding uncharacterized protein LOC135598151, with protein sequence MAGKRTSASLTADEIDCQKEPSLSGKSSSSGYFSTVFPPTSTVMAKGLSQLDLYWTLNKQSTDTNTGSAQRKTTENQKKGSSSRSKSIKEGIYPSESTELAYFGSSVHYGARDFYAASSATNTSVNPINHFKTYGEDESGNSNVATRGEWWQGSLYY